One Miscanthus floridulus cultivar M001 chromosome 11, ASM1932011v1, whole genome shotgun sequence DNA window includes the following coding sequences:
- the LOC136490691 gene encoding probable plastid-lipid-associated protein 2, chloroplastic yields the protein MAGSALLNALVLRAPSPSLSSSSKRRSAGAFAFPNPPRFPSLRSARRVVLARAAAAPGAGGDPEPEDEWGPEPEGGSAATGTAVAEAPEAREVTELKAQLKDALYGTERGLRASSESRAKVLELITQLETRNPTPAPTEALTLLNGKWILAYTSFSQLFPLLGFGNLPELVKVVEISQTIDSENFTVQNCIKFSGPLATTSVATNAKFEIRSPKRVQIKFDEGIVGTPQLTDSIVLPEKFELFGQNIDLSPLKGIFTSIENAASSVAKTISDQPPLKIPIRTNNAESWLLTTYLDEELRISRGDGSSIFVLFKEGSTLLN from the exons ATGGCGGGATCCGCGTTGCTCAACGCTCTCGTCCTCCGCGCGCCATCCCCGTCACTCTCGTCCTCGTCTAAGCGCCGCAGCGCCGGCGCCTTCGCGTTCCCGAACCCACCGCGCTTCCCATCCCTGCGTTCTGCGCGCCGCGTCGTCcttgcgcgggcggcggcggcgccgggcgCGGGCGGTGACCCCGAGCCCGAGGACGAGTGGGGGCCGGAGCCTGAGGGCGGGTCCGCTGCTACGGGGACCGCGGTGGCGGAGGCGCCGGAGGCGAGAGAGGTCACGGAGCTCAAGGCGCAGCTGAAGGACGCGTTGTACGGCACGGAGCGGGGCCTGCGGGCGTCCAGCGAGTCGCGGGCCAAGGTGTTGGAGCTCATCACGCAGCTCGAGACGCGCAACCCCACGCCGGCGCCGACCGAGGCGCTTACGCTCCTCAACGGCAAGTGGATCCTCGC GTACACATCATTTTCCCAACTGTTCCCACTGTTGGGGTTTGGTAATCTGCCTGAGCTTGTGAAGGTGGTGGAAATATCACAGACCATTGATTCTGAGAACTTCACAGTGCAAAACTGTATCAAGTTTTCAGGACCTCTGGCTACGACCTCGGTTGCCACCAATGCAAAATTTGAAATTAGAAGCCCCAAGCGCGTGCAG ATAAAATTTGATGAAGGCATTGTTGGTACACCACAGTTGACCGACTCCATTGTGCTACCAGAGAAGTTTGAATTGTTTGGACAGAACATCGACCTGAGTCCACTGAAAGGCATATTTACTTCTATTGAAAATGCAGCATCCTCGGTTGCAAAGACCATATCTGATCAGCCTCCACTGAAAATACCGATCAGGACAAACAACGCCGAATCGTGGTTGCTTACGACCTACCTTGACGAAGAGCTCAGGATCTCCAGAGGCGATGGCAGCAGCATCTTTGTGCTGTTCAAGGAGGGAAGTACTCTTCTAAACTGA